The nucleotide window TTTACTATGTTTACATACTAAGAAATAGTCAAAGGGATTGGACATATATCGGCTACACATCCGATTTGCCTAAAAGGATTAGTGAACATATTTCAGGGAAATGTTTTTCGACGAAAAAATATCTACCGCTGGAGTTAGTGTATTGCGAGGCTTATTTATCAAAGATAGATGCTTTTGAAAGGGAAAAGAAATTAAAACATTTTGGTAGCAGTATTGCGAAACTTAAGCAGAGAATTAAAAATTCTTTAAAAGGAAGAGCTGGATGAAAGAATGGAAAAAACTTTTTTATATTTTTGCGGTATTTTTAGGATTTTTCTATTTGCCGATAGAGAATTTAAGGTTTTCTAATG belongs to bacterium and includes:
- a CDS encoding GIY-YIG nuclease family protein yields the protein MNPALPNFYYVYILRNSQRDWTYIGYTSDLPKRISEHISGKCFSTKKYLPLELVYCEAYLSKIDAFEREKKLKHFGSSIAKLKQRIKNSLKGRAG